The region ACGCCTAGGAGCGACCGATGATTCAGCCTGCTGCTGAACGCACCCCGGCCGGCACCAGTTATCTGGCGACCGGCCAAGGCCACCCCGTGGTACTGATCCACGGGGTGGGCCTGAACAAAGAAATGTGGGGCGGGCAGATCGTTGGCCTGGCCAACGATTACCGGGTGATCGCCTACGACATGCTCGGCCATGGTCAGAGCCCGCGCCCGCAACCCGGCTGCGGCCTGCCCGGCTATGCCGAGCAACTGGCCGAATTGCTCGATCACCTGCAATTGCCCCAGGCGACCATCATCGGTTTTTCCATGGGCGGGCTGGTGGCGCGTGCCTTCGCCCTGCACTACCCGCAGCGACTGTCCGCGCTGGTGGTGCTCAACAGCGTGTTCAACCGCAGCGTCGAACAACGCGCCGGGGTCATCGCACGCACAGCCCAAGCGGCCGAACATGGTCCGGATGCCAACGCTGAAGCAGCATTGGCTCGTTGGTTCAGCCGCGAGTACCAGGCGGCCAACCCCGCACAGATCGCTGCGCTGCGCCAGACGCTGGCGAGCAACGATCCGCAGGGCTACCTGACCACCTACGAATTATTCGCCACCCAGGATATGTACCGCGCCGAAGACCTGGGCAGTATCCAGGCACCCAGCCTGATCGCCACCGGTGAATGGGACCTGGGTTCGACACCGGACATGACCCATCAGTTGGCCCGGCGCATCCCCGGGGCACAGAGCATGGTACTTGCCGAACAACGGCATATGATGCCAGTGGAGTCGCCGCGCCTGGTCAACCAAATGCTGCTGGACTTCCTCGGGCACGCCCGAACCCTCTCCGACTCAGCCAAGGGGATCGTTGCATGACACTCGCAAGTTTTCAGATGTGCATCGACGGCCAATGGCTCGGTGCCGTCAGCGGCAAGACCTTCGACAGCCTCGACCCTTCCACGGCGCGCGCCTGGGCACAACTGCCCGATGCCGATGAAGCTGATGTCGAACTTGCCGTCCAGGCTGCACAGCGCGCCTTCGACAATCCGGCCTGGCGCAGCCTGACCGCCACCGCCCGAGGCAAGCTGCTGCGCCGTCTGGGCGACCTTATCAGCGACAACAAGGAGCGCCTGGCGCAGCTCGAAAGCCGCGACAACGGCAAGCTGATCCGTGAAACCCGCGGTCAGGTGGGCTACCTGCCAGAATTCTTCCACTACACCGCAGGCCTGGCTGACAAGCTCGAAGGCGGTACCTTGCCGCTGGACAAGCCCGACCTGTTTGCCTACACGGTGCATGAGCCGATTGGCGTGGTCGCCGGGATCATTCCCTGGAACAGTCCGCTGTACCTTACCGCAATCAAGCTCGCGCCCGCGCTGGCGGCGGGCAACACGATTGTTCTCAAGCCTTCGGAACACGCCTCGGCAACCATTCTGGAGCTTGCCCGCCTGGCCCTTGAAGCCGGGTTTCCGGCGGGTGTGGTCAA is a window of Pseudomonas sp. DG56-2 DNA encoding:
- a CDS encoding alpha/beta fold hydrolase encodes the protein MIQPAAERTPAGTSYLATGQGHPVVLIHGVGLNKEMWGGQIVGLANDYRVIAYDMLGHGQSPRPQPGCGLPGYAEQLAELLDHLQLPQATIIGFSMGGLVARAFALHYPQRLSALVVLNSVFNRSVEQRAGVIARTAQAAEHGPDANAEAALARWFSREYQAANPAQIAALRQTLASNDPQGYLTTYELFATQDMYRAEDLGSIQAPSLIATGEWDLGSTPDMTHQLARRIPGAQSMVLAEQRHMMPVESPRLVNQMLLDFLGHARTLSDSAKGIVA